Within the Phycodurus eques isolate BA_2022a chromosome 15, UOR_Pequ_1.1, whole genome shotgun sequence genome, the region tggaggtttaactttttgaatggtaTAATggaaatgaacttttccatgatattaaaaatatttggaaatggtctacacatatatatacatttacatataGGGAACACTTAAACTTCTGGATAGTGAAGGCAATAGTGGTGCCCGTAGTGATCGGTGCACTGAGGATGGCTCCAGCTTAGACCAGGAACAACATCCGACATCTCAGTCCAGAAGAGCGTAATACTGGGAACAGCTTAAACCTTGCGTAGAACCCTCAAGCTCCCAGGTCTCTGGTAGAGGAGCTGTGCTTCAAAGAGATACCGCCCGGGAGGcggagaataataataataataataataaaaaagtgtatatatatatatatatatatatatatatatatatatatatatatatacactttttttttttttttttttttctgtgcttcAAAGAGATACCGCCCGGGAGGcggagaataataataataataaaaaagtgtatatatatatatatatatatatatatatatatatatatatatatatatatatatacatatatacatattgttttttttacataaacacAGTGTTGTAAAAAAGCATTGGCcccctcttctcaaattcttttatttttgccctgtctcttccttattgatatgtcatgaacactgaccgtatatatatacacacacacaaatatatatatatacatatatatatatatatatatatatatatttgtttttttttcgagaTGCTGGATGTTTgacctctttgcaaagataatgaCCTGCCCACATTACTTTATCTTCAAACATTTGTTTCAGCTATTCTCTGTCAGAACAAGTAATTATTTCTCCAACACTAACAACCTGGATGATTTAAACTAGCATGCACAATCAATTCACGTAATTACGAAACACATGTGGGAACATATTTTGATAGAATAAGCCTGAGACAAATGCCAGCTATCTTTAGTTTGAAAACGTTTCTTTCCCACGaggcggtggacgactggttagagcgtctgcctcacagttctgcggaccggggttcaattcccggtcccacctgtgtggagtttgcatgttgggttttctctgggcactctggtttcttcccgaaaaacatgcatggtaggctaattgaagactctaaattgcccgtaggtgtgaatgtgagtgtgaatgattgattgtttatatgtgccctgtgattgtctggcaatcagttcagggtgtaccctgcctcctgcccgatgacaggcTCCAGTGCTCAAgtgacacttgtgaggataagtggctcagataatgactggatggatggatctttccCACGTGCCAAATTTTCTAAACAGAtatcattcactgccattgacggcttttgaagtcaaacatccatgtttaactgggagggctggcattGAATTAAACTCCAAAGCACTCTCTGTAGGACAATTAAAAATCCTTTATTGTAATGGCTTATTCATGTTAAAAAACTCTGATACATTTCGGCATGCAAGTCTTCATCAGGGTTAACAGTTTTCAAGTAGGAAAAGACGCATTATTATGAATTCCACTGGAGTTCTAGGGTGGACACCCCCCGCTGTAATATGAGTGGCTGCTGCATCGCAGCAAAgtcaggctacgcagatgtaacgagatgacaattccaaatattcaaaaaaataaacacaatcaggtttgttatggttaggacGGGTTAAggttagtgggattcataacGGCAGCCAATCATAAAGGCAGCCAATCAAATTGCAGCGGTGCATATCTGTTTAAAACTCCAGTGTGATTCATCACGTGGAAAAGACTACCTTTAAAAGCGAACAAACCACCAGTGTTTTAGAACTATACAACGACAACTAGACACTAACCACTTAAACAGAAATTTTGTGATAGATAGTGTAGGTTATTTAACATCAGTGTCATAATTAGTTTCAATATTAAACATCAGAATTTGAGCCCTGGAGCGGCATGATATTGAGGAACGGTCCAGAACgggagcagtgttctgttattggacttctgtgcttgttGCAAACTGTccttaataaaaatatataaatatttgtatgattttttttttctggttatggaacagtggaccagccatacccctcagcagggtcctggaAGGTGCATGGAGTTCACCCAACTTGTCCAAATGTGCTTtgcggacttggagaagacATTTGAATGTGTTTCAGCATTGCCAACTTTAGGTCGGATTTGTTTCCAATGAGGGCTGGACTCCACCAGTACTGCCCTTTGTGATCAATTCTGTTggttacctttatggacagaatttctaggcgcagcagagGAATTGAGGATGTCCAGTATGGTGGCCTTGGTTGTACGTCTCTGCTTTTCACAGACAATGTGGGCCCATTGTTCTTATCAAGCAATGATAAACTCTTGCTGGGGCTGTTCGTGAAATAGTATGAAGCAGTTGGGAAAATACGCATCTTCAAATGTGAGGCCATGATTCTCAGTCAAAAAAAGGTGCAGTGACCTCCAGGGAGGAGATCCTGGCCCAAGTGGAGGATTTCAAGTATCTGCAGATCTTTTTCACAAATGAGGGAAGACTGgagcgggagatcaacaggcgagCTGTGGCTCGAGTATCTAGTAAAAATGGCACCTGGACACCTTGGGACGACTTTTCAGGCTGGCCTGAGAATAGCTCAGAATCTCCCCGGAAgtactggatgaagtggctggggagagggaaatctggacTTGCTGCTCAGGCTGGTGACCCGCAACCCAAACCCAAATAAACTtattaaaatggatggattggacAGTGAAATTTAATTTCCAGCTTCATTGATCATTGCTATtcgcaccagcacacttgtctCTCTTAGTGTTATCCTTATGAAAGaatatttgaccacaaagtGACCAGCAAAAacgtttctccccagtgtgcattcaaatgttttaaagctTCCCTAATCAGGAGAACTTTGATCACAAAGAGGGCAGtctaaatgtttttcattcaccagtgtgggtttttGTGTGCTGTATTACGCTTCCCTTACAagggaatttttgaccacaaactgaacaggcaaaaagtattttaccAGGGTGGGTTCTTGTGTGGTCTCTTAAATGTCTCTcttgagtgaatctttgaccacaaactaagCATGAAAACCGTTtatctccagtgtgtgttgttTCGTGTGTTTTTAAGCTTCGACTATGAGTGAATCTTTgatcacaaactgagcaggcaaaaggtttttcaccagtgtgtattctaatgtgtatttttaagttgtGCTTTTGAGAGAATATTTTACCACAAACAGAGCAGGCaaaagtgtgtatttttttgtgtattcttaagttttgcttttcagaGAATATTTGACCACAATCTGGGCAGGCAAAAGATTTCTTACCAGAGTGTGTCCTTGTATGTATTCTTAGatttcccttttcagagaatcttttaccacaaactgagcagataaaaggtttctctccggtgtgtGTTCGTGCATGTACTTTCAAGCTTCCCTTCTGAGCGAATCTTTtatcacaaactgagcaggcaaaaggtttttcaccagtgtgtgttcttgtgtgtgtcgTCAAAAACGTCCTTTGAGAGAATCTTTTTCCGCAAACtgtgcaggcaaaaggtttctctccagtgtgtattctcatgtgtCGTTTCAAATCCCATTTATAAGCTAAAGTTTTCCCGCACAGAGAACATTCCCAACGTTTGTTGTCACGGTGACCTGTATTATGACCTTCTGActgttcttcatcatcatcatcagtgtccGGAGAGAATGCCGTTGTGTCATCACAATCTGATAGTGGAGCGATgaggccgtctgcttgtgatgatccacagtggtctccatcatctgttgtcatgtgttgacttgagctgctgcttggaggcgcCGCCCCTCTATTGTCCTCACGTTGACTTTCAttttcactcttcaaagggacactaATAAATGGCAACTCGGTGatagcctcctcctcttcctgtttgatgTGGAGGAGCTCGGGCACCTCCTGTTTGATGTGGGGGTGCACTTCCTCCTCTTTGAAGTAAGAGTGCTCTTCCTCATCCTTCTCTCTCTTGATGTGAGGGGGTTttggctcctcttcctccttaatATCACTATGCTCCAACCCCTCTTCTTCCTTAATGTTGAGGGGCTCTTTgacctccacttcctctttaatgtgaggggaCTCTGACTTCAGTTGTTCAGGACAAAGATATTCACTGACgtctgcaagacacaagaagacaaacataCATTGGTCAAAcctcatttgtttatttgcaaTTTCCTCCTGTCCTTGCTCTTCTGATTAACAGCTAGCTCCTTCCACCAGCGATCCCATTGAGGAGACAAGGAGAACAACAGAAGCTATGAGCGAGGGAGAGGGGAATGTTTTGCATGGTGACAGCAATTAAAGATGATGTTACGTCATTGCCGCAGATAAGCGTCCTCCACGGACATGTATATGGATGTGTGGCGACGAGTGGCGTAACGCGTGAGCACTAATGTAAATCAGTTTCTAGTTGGATCGATGGACTTTTAAGTCATGTATTGAACACCGGGAGAACAGTAAGACACCTTCATTGTTATGTGACACTGTGTGTGACAGAAAAGTCACTACAAGCACAAACAAATCGGACCGCGTGAACCTGCCCTGTCAGCTGTAGCTGCGCGTGGTCAAGCACGTTGTTGAGGTGGCGTCGGGGCATCTACATGGCCGCTGTCCTCCTCTCCGCCAGCTGCTGGTGGAATCGTGAGCAAAAAGGAATCGATATTTTCTGCCGCCTCCTGGCCTggcaggttagcacatctgcctcacagttctgaggacctgggttcaaatctgtgtggactttgcatgttctcccttttcgctaggtactccggttttctcccacattccaaaaacatgcatggtaggttaattaaagactctaaattgtccataggtgtgaatggtttagCTGGcaaccccgcctccagcccgaagtcaactgaggtaggcaccagcacacccgcgaccctagtgaggataagcggttcagaaaatggatggatggatggttttaatgaaataaagaacaaatatgctcctcacaaaaaaaaaaaaataataatctgggTAAAGAGCAGTGTAACTATGTGGTTTACGTTTGACCTACATTACAACTAAGTTACTCCATGAATGCAATGTAGCCTGGTCTAATGCTCGGGCATCTCATAAGGAAATTGATTGGTTGCACTAAAGCGAAGGCAGAGCATTTCTTAAACTTCACAAAACCTCAATAACCCAGGGCTGTTCTGGAAGACCATAAAATCATTATCCAGAAAAGCTAAATGTAGTGAATCAAAT harbors:
- the LOC133413848 gene encoding zinc finger protein OZF-like; this translates as MWTRRTTEYEEELCGTKEEDGRQRQPLDAVFKKPRMGLCAADVSEYLCPEQLKSESPHIKEEVEVKEPLNIKEEEGLEHSDIKEEEEPKPPHIKREKDEEEHSYFKEEEVHPHIKQEVPELLHIKQEEEEAITELPFISVPLKSENESQREDNRGAAPPSSSSSQHMTTDDGDHCGSSQADGLIAPLSDCDDTTAFSPDTDDDDEEQSEGHNTGHRDNKRWECSLCGKTLAYKWDLKRHMRIHTGEKPFACTVCGKRFSQRTFLTTHTRTHTGEKPFACSVCDKRFAQKGSLKVHARTHTGEKPFICSVCGKRFSEKGNLRIHTRTHSGKKSFACPDCGQIFSEKQNLRIHKKIHTFACSVCGKIFSQKHNLKIHIRIHTGEKPFACSVCDQRFTHSRSLKTHETTHTGDKRFSCLVCGQRFTQERHLRDHTRTHPGKILFACSVCGQKFPCKGSVIQHTKTHTGE